A genomic segment from Dietzia psychralcaliphila encodes:
- a CDS encoding catalase: protein MSDKKSAASKTAGAAAKKVADAAGKLADEVIGGGDVVPGVPAPTPPSLEEPTSPTGPLPPKPDQKGATPFSPTGAESADTEDAARQQGEFLTTAQGARLTDTDHSQKAGRRGPTLLQDHHLREKITHFDHERIPERVVHARGTGAHGVFTANGAAASVCRAGLFAEGKETEVFVRFSTVLGSRGSADTVRDTRGFATKFYSEEGTWDLVGNNIPVFFIQDAIKFPDVIHAGKPHPDREIPQAQSAHDTFWDFVSLHTEGQAHAMWNMSDRGIPRSYRMMEGFGVHTFRLINAAGETNLVKFHWKPHLGVHSLVWEEAQIAAGMDPDLHRRDLADAIEAGAFPSWDLGIQVFPDTVDENGVSEMFHGIDLLDPTKFVPEELAPVQIIGTMTLNANNKNFFAETEQVAFHPGHLVPGIDVTNDPLLQGRLFSYLDTQISRLGGPNFGQIPINRPHAPVNDMLRDGMHQTADHVGVAPYKPNSLDGGCPFLAGADDGALVEVAQHIADAQVVRDAPASFDDHYSQATLFYNSMTEVEKEHIAGAYTFELGKCYEENIKVRQVEQLAHIDHDLAVTVATGLGLPAPAKVPVAKVVTSPALSQIGREWPSDGRLIGILVTEASDVAAVKVLEQAVFDDDMVPLVIAPTGGKLGGGDPDDPATVTVSRTYRTQRSIEFDALVVVDLPADPNTDVLISEMFRHKKAIASLAPVDQFVDFGLTADTPGVVVVDEAAGVLPALKPLLATHRAWDRPDPARI, encoded by the coding sequence ATGTCTGACAAGAAGTCCGCCGCATCCAAGACGGCCGGAGCCGCTGCCAAGAAGGTCGCCGACGCCGCCGGCAAGCTCGCCGACGAGGTCATCGGCGGCGGAGACGTCGTGCCCGGCGTCCCGGCCCCCACGCCCCCGTCACTCGAGGAGCCCACCTCCCCGACCGGCCCCCTGCCCCCCAAGCCGGACCAGAAGGGCGCCACGCCGTTCAGCCCGACCGGGGCCGAGTCCGCCGACACCGAGGACGCCGCACGCCAGCAGGGCGAGTTCCTCACCACCGCCCAGGGCGCACGGTTGACCGACACCGACCACTCCCAGAAGGCCGGCCGTCGGGGCCCGACCCTGCTGCAGGACCACCACCTGCGGGAGAAGATCACCCACTTCGACCACGAGCGGATCCCGGAGCGCGTGGTCCACGCCCGCGGCACCGGTGCGCACGGTGTCTTCACGGCCAACGGCGCGGCGGCGAGCGTCTGCCGGGCCGGATTGTTCGCGGAGGGCAAGGAGACCGAGGTCTTCGTCCGCTTCTCCACCGTCCTCGGTTCACGCGGCTCCGCCGACACCGTGCGGGACACCCGCGGGTTCGCCACGAAGTTCTACTCCGAGGAGGGAACCTGGGACCTGGTCGGCAACAACATCCCCGTGTTCTTCATCCAGGATGCGATCAAGTTCCCCGACGTCATCCACGCCGGCAAGCCCCACCCGGACCGTGAGATCCCGCAGGCCCAGAGCGCACACGACACGTTCTGGGACTTCGTCTCCCTCCACACCGAGGGCCAGGCGCACGCCATGTGGAACATGTCCGACCGGGGCATCCCCCGCTCCTACCGGATGATGGAGGGCTTCGGCGTCCACACGTTCCGGCTGATCAACGCCGCCGGTGAGACCAACCTGGTCAAGTTCCACTGGAAGCCCCACCTCGGCGTGCACTCGCTGGTGTGGGAGGAGGCCCAGATCGCGGCCGGCATGGACCCGGACCTGCACCGTCGTGACCTCGCCGACGCCATCGAGGCGGGCGCGTTCCCCAGCTGGGACCTGGGTATCCAGGTGTTCCCCGACACGGTCGACGAGAACGGGGTGAGCGAGATGTTCCACGGCATCGACCTGCTCGACCCGACCAAGTTCGTCCCGGAGGAGCTGGCGCCGGTCCAGATCATCGGCACCATGACGCTCAACGCCAACAACAAGAACTTCTTCGCGGAGACCGAGCAGGTCGCCTTCCACCCGGGCCATCTGGTGCCGGGCATCGACGTGACCAACGACCCGCTCCTGCAGGGTCGGTTGTTCTCCTACCTGGACACGCAGATCTCCCGCCTCGGCGGGCCGAACTTCGGCCAGATCCCGATCAACCGCCCGCACGCCCCGGTCAACGACATGCTGCGGGACGGCATGCACCAGACCGCCGACCACGTGGGGGTCGCGCCGTACAAGCCGAACAGCCTCGACGGCGGCTGCCCGTTCCTGGCCGGAGCCGACGACGGTGCCCTCGTCGAGGTGGCGCAGCACATCGCCGACGCCCAGGTGGTCAGGGATGCGCCGGCGTCCTTCGACGACCACTACTCGCAGGCCACGCTCTTCTACAACAGCATGACCGAGGTGGAGAAGGAGCACATCGCCGGCGCGTACACCTTCGAGCTGGGCAAGTGCTACGAGGAGAACATCAAGGTCCGGCAGGTCGAGCAGCTGGCCCACATCGACCACGATCTCGCCGTCACCGTCGCCACCGGCCTCGGTCTCCCCGCGCCTGCCAAGGTCCCGGTGGCCAAGGTCGTCACCAGCCCCGCGCTGTCCCAGATCGGCCGCGAGTGGCCCTCCGACGGGCGCCTCATCGGGATCCTCGTCACCGAGGCCTCCGACGTCGCCGCGGTGAAGGTACTCGAACAGGCCGTGTTCGACGACGACATGGTCCCGCTCGTGATCGCCCCGACCGGCGGCAAACTCGGCGGCGGCGATCCGGACGACCCCGCAACGGTCACGGTGTCCCGCACCTATCGCACCCAGCGGTCCATCGAGTTCGACGCGCTGGTGGTGGTGGACCTGCCCGCCGACCCGAACACGGACGTTCTGATCAGCGAGATGTTCCGCCACAAGAAGGCGATCGCCTCACTCGCACCGGTCGACCAGTTCGTCGACTTCGGGCTCACCGCCGACACCCCCGGTGTCGTGGTGGTGGACGAGGCGGCCGGCGTCCTGCCCGCGCTCAAGCCGCTGCTGGCGACCCACCGCGCGTGGGACCGGCCGGATCCCGCTCGGATCTGA
- a CDS encoding SRPBCC family protein, translating into MTDSESTSSSGADDAAPGTRLEASRVIAAPADRVFAVLCDPEGHVAIDSSGMLQSAEGSTVTASGDRFVVHMDRESLGDYDLGRYDVTVIITRFEPGEEIAWTIDGTIKPPIGHTYGYRLTPLGGGDESGDHTGERTEVVSYYDWSDAHPKWRDSGILPVLDASALKATLGILERAVRRGYVRG; encoded by the coding sequence ATGACGGACAGCGAATCGACCAGCTCGTCCGGGGCCGACGACGCCGCCCCCGGGACACGCCTCGAGGCCAGTCGGGTCATCGCGGCGCCGGCGGACCGGGTGTTCGCCGTGCTCTGCGATCCCGAGGGTCACGTGGCCATCGATTCCTCGGGCATGCTCCAGTCCGCCGAGGGGTCGACGGTCACGGCGTCGGGCGACCGGTTCGTCGTCCACATGGACCGGGAGTCCCTCGGTGACTACGACCTCGGTCGGTACGACGTGACCGTGATCATCACGCGATTCGAACCGGGCGAGGAGATCGCCTGGACCATCGACGGCACCATCAAGCCGCCGATCGGCCACACCTACGGGTACCGCCTGACCCCGCTCGGCGGCGGGGACGAAAGCGGGGATCACACAGGGGAACGTACCGAGGTCGTGAGTTACTACGACTGGTCCGACGCCCATCCCAAGTGGCGCGATTCCGGCATCCTTCCGGTGCTGGACGCGTCGGCACTCAAAGCGACACTGGGCATCCTCGAGCGGGCCGTCCGGAGAGGATACGTCCGTGGTTGA
- a CDS encoding YceI family protein: protein MTATLTDLTGTWNLDPTHTRLGFVTRHAMVTKVRGSFNDYTGKVTVPAEGVEGATAEVVINASSIDTRNADRDGHLKSNDFFDMENHPEITFHSTTISPNGSGGVDVTGDLTIKGTTKSVTIPFEFEGTATDPFGNLRAGFEGSTVINRSDFGLSWNAALETGGVLVSEKVTLEIELSAIKEA, encoded by the coding sequence ATGACCGCCACCCTCACCGACCTGACCGGCACCTGGAACCTCGACCCGACCCACACCCGCCTCGGCTTCGTCACCCGCCACGCGATGGTCACCAAGGTCCGCGGGTCGTTCAACGACTACACGGGCAAGGTCACCGTCCCTGCGGAGGGCGTCGAGGGCGCGACCGCCGAGGTCGTCATCAACGCCTCCTCGATCGACACCCGCAACGCCGACCGCGACGGCCACCTCAAGTCCAATGACTTCTTCGACATGGAGAACCACCCGGAGATCACCTTCCACTCCACCACCATCTCCCCGAACGGTTCCGGCGGCGTCGACGTCACGGGAGACCTCACCATCAAGGGCACCACGAAGTCCGTGACCATCCCCTTCGAGTTCGAGGGCACCGCCACCGACCCCTTCGGCAACCTCCGTGCCGGGTTCGAGGGCTCCACCGTGATCAACCGCAGTGACTTCGGTCTGTCCTGGAACGCCGCGCTCGAGACCGGTGGCGTGCTCGTCTCGGAGAAGGTCACCCTCGAGATCGAGCTCTCGGCCATCAAGGAGGCCTGA
- a CDS encoding alpha/beta hydrolase — protein sequence MTSQITPVDLEFRSGGDTCRGWFLPAGGTDPAPCVVMVHGLGGTADSGLLPFAEAFAAAGYAAFAFDYRGFGRSGGGPRQVVSPSRQQDDFRAAVAAVSDRPDVDADRIVLWGCSLGGGHALEVARDPGGSSTIAGVIAVVPLLDGRAAAVAAARQHQPGTLLRSAGTTLAAKAAAALGRTEPMVPLVGPPGSNAVLSLEGYEDAYRSVAGPTWRNEIGGGVGAVLGSFRPGARAGDLAGLPVLMQIADLDRSAPPHSAGNAAFAARAEVRHYPGDHFDLFPGRQCHELAVTHALHFLRRHLG from the coding sequence GTGACCAGTCAGATCACTCCAGTCGACCTCGAGTTCCGCTCCGGCGGGGACACCTGCCGTGGCTGGTTCCTCCCCGCGGGCGGGACCGATCCCGCACCCTGCGTGGTCATGGTCCACGGTCTGGGGGGCACGGCCGACTCGGGCCTGCTCCCGTTCGCCGAGGCCTTCGCGGCGGCCGGGTACGCGGCCTTCGCCTTCGACTACCGGGGTTTCGGCCGGTCCGGTGGCGGACCCCGCCAGGTCGTGTCGCCGTCCCGGCAGCAGGACGACTTCCGGGCGGCGGTCGCCGCGGTCTCGGACCGGCCGGACGTCGACGCCGACCGGATCGTGCTGTGGGGGTGCTCACTGGGCGGCGGGCACGCGCTCGAGGTGGCGCGGGATCCGGGTGGGTCGTCGACCATCGCCGGGGTGATCGCGGTGGTCCCGCTACTCGACGGTCGGGCCGCGGCGGTGGCCGCCGCGCGTCAGCACCAGCCGGGCACCCTGCTCCGTTCGGCCGGCACCACACTCGCGGCCAAGGCGGCGGCGGCCCTGGGCCGCACGGAGCCGATGGTCCCGCTGGTCGGCCCGCCGGGATCGAACGCAGTGCTCTCCCTGGAGGGGTACGAGGATGCCTACCGCTCGGTCGCGGGACCGACCTGGCGCAACGAGATCGGGGGCGGGGTCGGGGCGGTACTGGGCTCCTTCCGGCCCGGAGCGAGAGCCGGGGATCTCGCCGGGCTCCCCGTCCTGATGCAGATCGCCGACCTCGACCGGAGTGCGCCACCACACTCCGCGGGCAACGCGGCGTTCGCTGCCCGCGCAGAGGTGCGCCACTACCCGGGTGACCACTTCGACCTCTTCCCCGGGCGACAGTGCCACGAGCTCGCGGTGACACACGCACTGCACTTCCTGCGCCGTCACCTCGGTTGA
- a CDS encoding acyl-CoA dehydrogenase family protein has translation MTFSMELTEEQRELQNWAHAFAEEVIRPAAHEWDEREETPWPIIQEAAKIGLYGYEIMATLRQDATGQSYPILCEELFWGDAGIGMSIMGTGLAAAGIASAGTTEQIFEWVPRCYGTEAEPAVGGFCSSEPEAGSDVGNMRTRARYDEATDEWVISGQKAWVTNGGVASVLVVQAVVDPELGSRGQAAFVVEAGTPGIVAGNRLKKHGLRASATADIFFDDVRVPGSALLGGKDTLDEKLARAREGERTGGQAAMATFERTRPTVGAMAVGIARAAHEYALEYAKERVVFDRPIIENQAISFLLADMAVEIDASRLLVRRAAWLGATRQPMARAEGSMSKLKAGRTAVWATERAIQILGGVGYTREYPVERMHRDAKIYDIFEGTEQIQQLVIARAISGLRLP, from the coding sequence ATGACCTTCAGCATGGAACTGACCGAGGAGCAGCGCGAGCTGCAGAACTGGGCTCACGCCTTTGCCGAGGAGGTCATCCGGCCGGCCGCCCACGAGTGGGACGAGCGCGAGGAGACGCCGTGGCCGATCATCCAGGAGGCGGCAAAGATCGGCCTGTACGGCTACGAGATCATGGCGACGCTGCGGCAGGACGCCACCGGGCAGTCGTACCCGATCCTGTGCGAGGAGCTGTTCTGGGGCGACGCCGGGATCGGCATGTCCATCATGGGCACCGGGCTCGCCGCCGCGGGTATCGCCTCGGCCGGGACCACGGAGCAGATCTTCGAGTGGGTACCCCGCTGCTACGGCACCGAGGCCGAGCCGGCGGTCGGCGGGTTCTGCTCGTCCGAGCCGGAGGCCGGCAGCGACGTGGGCAACATGCGGACCCGGGCCCGCTACGACGAGGCCACGGACGAGTGGGTGATCTCCGGCCAGAAGGCGTGGGTGACCAACGGCGGCGTGGCCTCGGTGCTGGTGGTGCAGGCGGTGGTGGACCCGGAACTCGGCTCCCGCGGCCAGGCCGCCTTCGTGGTGGAGGCCGGGACCCCCGGGATCGTGGCCGGCAACAGACTCAAGAAGCACGGACTGCGCGCCTCGGCGACGGCCGACATCTTCTTCGACGACGTCCGGGTGCCGGGCTCGGCGCTGCTCGGGGGCAAGGACACGCTCGACGAGAAACTGGCCCGGGCCCGCGAGGGCGAGCGGACCGGGGGCCAGGCGGCCATGGCCACGTTCGAGCGGACCCGCCCCACCGTGGGAGCGATGGCCGTGGGCATCGCCCGGGCCGCACACGAGTACGCCCTCGAGTACGCCAAGGAGCGGGTGGTGTTCGACCGACCGATCATCGAGAACCAGGCCATCTCGTTCCTGCTCGCGGACATGGCGGTGGAGATCGACGCCTCGCGACTGCTGGTGCGCAGGGCGGCGTGGTTGGGCGCGACGCGGCAACCCATGGCCCGGGCCGAGGGCTCGATGTCCAAGCTCAAGGCCGGTCGTACCGCCGTGTGGGCCACCGAGCGCGCCATCCAGATCCTCGGCGGGGTGGGCTACACCCGCGAGTACCCGGTCGAGCGGATGCACCGCGACGCCAAGATCTACGACATCTTCGAGGGCACCGAACAGATCCAACAGCTGGTGATCGCCCGTGCGATCTCCGGATTGCGCTTGCCGTGA
- a CDS encoding TetR/AcrR family transcriptional regulator, which produces MSAGGTGGEGSNGSPRGDRRREALLAELDRQLRTTKLDDISVADLTDAAGITRSAFYFYFDSKAAAVTVLLSSIQATAAKSNDMLVNSDGRFRSRVSATLSRLADRMVDNAHVYRALLTARTTHEPMRRLWDEGRAELAAPIAEYIRSERAAGRAPDGADADSLATALIQINESVLEHLVYDPGADREPMIATASDLWVRAIYGRPDPSVDNPGEHS; this is translated from the coding sequence GGGGACCGTCGACGGGAGGCCTTGTTGGCCGAGCTCGACCGACAACTGCGCACCACCAAACTCGACGACATCTCCGTGGCCGATCTCACCGACGCGGCCGGGATCACCCGCTCGGCGTTCTACTTCTACTTCGACTCCAAGGCCGCGGCCGTGACGGTGCTGCTCTCCTCCATCCAGGCGACCGCCGCCAAGTCGAACGACATGCTGGTGAACTCCGACGGCCGCTTCCGGTCCCGCGTGTCCGCCACGCTGAGCCGCCTCGCGGACCGGATGGTCGACAACGCGCACGTCTACCGGGCCCTGCTCACCGCGCGCACCACGCACGAGCCCATGCGCCGCCTCTGGGACGAGGGACGGGCCGAGCTGGCGGCACCGATCGCCGAGTACATCCGTTCGGAGCGGGCGGCCGGCCGGGCCCCCGATGGGGCCGATGCGGATTCGCTCGCCACGGCCCTCATCCAGATCAACGAATCGGTGCTCGAACACCTCGTCTATGACCCCGGTGCGGATCGGGAACCCATGATCGCCACCGCCTCCGACCTGTGGGTCCGGGCCATCTACGGCCGTCCGGACCCGTCGGTCGACAATCCAGGAGAACACTCGTGA
- a CDS encoding alpha/beta fold hydrolase: MQNADVHKTEMQRTRLHGRELAYREAGAGAGKPTLLLIHGMAGSSITWRELIPRLESKFHIIAPDLPGHGESSLDFDDYSLGAMASALRDLLVVKGITRCTVIGQSLGGGVALQFVYQYPDFCERIALIGSGGLGKEVNWILRLLAVPGAELLLSAGAAPFVVSAGDKARGFFSGKGVRAIALQEPWAAYESLGRPGHRRTFFKTLRAVVDNKGQAVSANNRLYLAAQLPFQLIWGDRDPIIPVSHGHTTHEAIPGSRLAIVEGTGHYPHVEDPAAVERILTDFLESTEPGHIDHQLLSQLVTAGGDADQ; encoded by the coding sequence ATGCAGAACGCCGATGTACACAAGACCGAGATGCAGCGGACAAGGCTCCACGGCCGCGAGCTGGCCTACCGCGAGGCGGGGGCGGGCGCGGGAAAGCCCACGCTGCTGCTCATCCACGGTATGGCGGGTAGTTCCATCACCTGGCGCGAGCTGATCCCGCGTCTGGAATCGAAGTTCCACATCATCGCCCCCGACCTGCCCGGTCACGGGGAGAGCTCACTCGACTTCGACGACTATTCGCTCGGTGCGATGGCGTCGGCCCTGCGCGACCTGCTGGTGGTCAAGGGCATCACGCGCTGCACGGTCATCGGCCAGTCGCTCGGTGGCGGCGTGGCCCTGCAGTTCGTCTACCAGTACCCCGACTTCTGTGAGCGCATCGCGCTGATCGGCAGCGGCGGCCTGGGCAAGGAGGTCAACTGGATCCTGCGCCTGCTCGCGGTCCCCGGCGCCGAGCTCCTGCTGTCGGCGGGCGCAGCCCCGTTCGTGGTGTCCGCCGGGGACAAGGCCCGCGGATTCTTCAGCGGCAAGGGTGTCCGCGCTATCGCCCTCCAGGAGCCGTGGGCGGCGTACGAGTCCCTCGGCAGGCCCGGCCACCGGCGCACCTTCTTCAAGACGCTCCGGGCCGTCGTGGACAACAAGGGCCAGGCCGTCTCCGCGAACAACCGGCTCTACCTGGCGGCGCAGCTGCCGTTCCAGCTGATCTGGGGCGACCGGGACCCGATCATCCCCGTCTCACACGGGCACACCACCCACGAGGCGATCCCGGGCAGCCGGCTCGCGATCGTCGAGGGCACCGGGCACTACCCACACGTCGAGGATCCCGCCGCCGTCGAGCGGATCCTCACCGACTTCCTGGAGTCGACCGAGCCCGGCCACATCGATCACCAGCTCCTCAGCCAGCTCGTGACCGCGGGCGGCGACGCGGACCAGTAG
- a CDS encoding maltokinase N-terminal cap-like domain-containing protein: MSGTAEIYDAVLSPGKIELLRAWIRHQSWFDGDPARLEQVTAYRFVDPDGEVGMESFLVTDGTRTFHVPVTYRGAELPEAQDALVGTIEHSVLGRRWVYDAPADPVYVAEVRRVVSHRDAAADHLAVEDGTITPSPVNIRGGGDGSVGDADADAAPQVIRVIDEENDAEADCPLIGSPGTLSGTWQDADGSHTAVFVVVP; the protein is encoded by the coding sequence ATGAGCGGAACCGCCGAGATCTATGACGCAGTCCTCAGCCCGGGCAAGATCGAGCTGCTCCGGGCGTGGATCCGCCACCAGTCCTGGTTCGACGGCGACCCGGCGCGACTCGAGCAGGTGACCGCCTACCGGTTCGTCGACCCCGACGGCGAGGTGGGCATGGAGTCCTTCCTCGTCACGGATGGCACCCGCACGTTCCACGTCCCCGTCACCTATCGGGGGGCGGAACTCCCGGAGGCGCAGGACGCCCTGGTCGGGACCATCGAGCACTCTGTCCTCGGGCGGCGCTGGGTGTACGACGCGCCGGCCGATCCCGTGTATGTCGCCGAGGTGCGCCGGGTCGTCAGCCACCGGGACGCCGCCGCCGACCATCTGGCGGTGGAGGACGGCACCATCACGCCGTCGCCGGTGAACATCCGCGGCGGCGGGGACGGGTCCGTAGGAGACGCCGACGCCGATGCCGCACCGCAGGTCATCCGGGTGATCGACGAGGAGAACGACGCCGAGGCGGACTGCCCGCTCATCGGATCCCCGGGCACACTCAGCGGAACCTGGCAGGACGCCGACGGCTCGCACACCGCGGTCTTCGTCGTCGTCCCCTAG
- a CDS encoding AI-2E family transporter, with the protein MTTPGPYGDDAGPAAIARAHLPYPVVLAAAWSACLLLIAGGGWILGEAIGRVSLIVAPVAIAVLLAAMLRPLVDRVPARVPRAGAALVVVVGVLVLVMGALAAVTTQLATGFPEMREKISSGTDAALQWLEDGPLHLTADRLQEAVTQVRTWLESNSEAVAAGAVQFGHSAVDAVAGLLICLVTLFFFLYHGEKLWEFFVRWFPRASRGQVDGAFRRGWGSLGAYTRTQLTVAAINATGVGLGALVLRVPFVIPIVVVVFLASFVPIVGTLVAGMIPTALALVDRGLVIAIAMLAIVVVVHQIESHLLQPILMGHAVALHPLAVILVVATGTYLFGVVGALFAVPVTAMANTVVRYLAAGEGPGGEPAGESAGGPGLVPDRAEVSGPDSDDDDAGRRDDDEAGRRDDDEAGNERAVPGGDPTTR; encoded by the coding sequence ATGACGACCCCGGGACCCTATGGCGACGACGCCGGTCCGGCCGCGATCGCCCGAGCCCATCTGCCCTACCCGGTGGTCCTCGCGGCGGCGTGGTCGGCGTGCCTGCTGCTGATCGCCGGAGGCGGCTGGATCCTCGGCGAGGCGATCGGCCGGGTCTCGTTGATCGTCGCGCCCGTCGCCATCGCGGTGTTGCTCGCGGCCATGCTCAGGCCCCTGGTGGACCGCGTGCCCGCGCGGGTCCCGCGGGCGGGGGCGGCCCTCGTCGTCGTCGTCGGGGTCCTGGTCCTGGTCATGGGAGCGCTGGCGGCGGTGACCACCCAGCTCGCCACCGGGTTCCCCGAGATGAGGGAGAAGATCAGCAGCGGCACCGACGCCGCCCTGCAGTGGCTGGAGGACGGCCCCCTCCACCTGACCGCAGATCGGCTGCAGGAGGCCGTCACCCAGGTGCGGACCTGGCTCGAGTCCAACTCCGAGGCCGTGGCCGCGGGTGCGGTCCAGTTCGGCCACAGCGCCGTCGACGCCGTGGCCGGCCTGCTCATCTGCCTGGTCACGCTGTTCTTCTTCCTCTACCACGGCGAGAAGCTGTGGGAGTTCTTCGTCCGCTGGTTCCCGCGGGCCAGCCGCGGCCAGGTCGACGGGGCGTTCCGCCGTGGCTGGGGCAGCCTCGGGGCATACACCCGGACCCAGCTCACGGTGGCCGCCATCAACGCGACCGGGGTCGGCCTCGGTGCGCTCGTGCTGCGCGTGCCGTTCGTGATCCCCATCGTCGTGGTGGTGTTCCTGGCGTCCTTCGTGCCCATCGTCGGCACCCTCGTCGCCGGCATGATTCCGACCGCCCTCGCGCTCGTGGACCGGGGGCTGGTGATCGCGATAGCGATGCTGGCGATCGTCGTGGTGGTGCACCAGATCGAGTCCCACCTGCTGCAGCCCATCCTCATGGGGCACGCCGTGGCGCTCCATCCGCTGGCCGTGATCCTGGTGGTGGCCACGGGAACGTACCTGTTCGGGGTGGTGGGCGCGCTGTTCGCGGTGCCCGTCACCGCCATGGCCAACACCGTGGTGAGATACCTGGCCGCGGGGGAGGGGCCGGGTGGGGAACCCGCCGGGGAATCCGCCGGGGGGCCGGGGCTGGTGCCCGACCGCGCCGAGGTGTCCGGGCCCGACTCCGACGACGACGACGCCGGGCGCCGGGACGACGACGAGGCCGGGCGCCGGGACGACGACGAGGCCGGGAACGAGCGCGCCGTCCCCGGCGGCGACCCCACCACCCGCTGA